A genomic segment from Mastomys coucha isolate ucsf_1 unplaced genomic scaffold, UCSF_Mcou_1 pScaffold7, whole genome shotgun sequence encodes:
- the Hspa14 gene encoding heat shock 70 kDa protein 14 isoform X2 yields the protein MAAIGVHLGCTSACVAVYKDGRADVVANDAGDRVTPAIVAYSEREQVVGLAAKQSRIRNISSTVVKVKQILGRRVFSRDPQLQQLPPPFQRCSCSLSEQPHEQTGCVEGIQSLHQYQHQPKLSWGSLHTTASRLLFKRCFSLWWG from the exons ATGGCGGCGATCGGCGTGCACCTGGGCTGCACGTCAGCCTGTGTGGCTGTCTACAAG GACGGCCGGGCGGACGTGGTTGCAAATGATGCAGGGGATAGAGTTACGCCAGCCATTGTTGCTTACTCGGAACGGGAACAG GTGGTTGGACTGGCAGCGAAACAAAGTAGAATAAGAAATATTTCAAGCACCGTGGTGAAAGTAAAACAGATCCTTGGCAGAAG GGTGTTCTCAAGGGACCCCCAGCTACAGCAGCTCCCACCACCTTTTCAGAGGTGCAGTTGCTCCCTGTCAGAGCAACCCCATGAGCAGACTGGGTGTGTCGAGGGAATCCAGTCCCTGCACCAGTACCAGCACCAGCCAAAACTCTCCTGGGGCAGCCTCCACACCACAGCCTCCAGGCTCCTCTTCAAGCGTTGCTTTTCTCTCTGGTGGGGATAG